One window from the genome of Myxococcales bacterium encodes:
- the glmS gene encoding glutamine--fructose-6-phosphate transaminase (isomerizing), which produces MCGIVGYVGTRQATPLLVNGLRKLEYRGYDSAGVAVWHDGKTHVVRCRGKLANLEARLATEPAPGCTGIGHTRWATHGRPSDENAHPHRVGSISVVHNGIIENHTALRAELMAAGAVFTSETDTEIVAHLVDRALAGGAPDLEVAVRRALAQVRGAYALVVMNEKDPSTLVAAKNASPMVVGLGEGENFIASDVTAILSETRRILFIEEDEIVVVRADSVRITDLAGNAKTREPKTITWSAMQAEKSGYKHFMLKEIHEQPNSVSDTLVGRVDLERADVSLDGVELDVAGIKRIIFVACGTSYHASMVGEFMIESLARLPVEVELASEFRYRDPIVGPGDLVIAVSQSGETADTMGAVREAKAKGAKVLAVSNVLESSIPRLADYAFYTHAGPEIGVASTKAFTTQLIAMFLLAVHLGRRTGALSVARAGELLKHLIEIPGKMSEIVADTSGIQALARQYGNAKGCLFLGRGAQYPIALEGALKLKEISYIHAEGYAAGEMKHGPIALIDEHLPVVVLVPKNALYDKVVSNLTEVRARQGKVIAIATRGDTEIAAQTDAVIFIPATDPELVPILSVVPLQLLSYYVADFKGTDVDQPRNLAKSVTVE; this is translated from the coding sequence ATGTGTGGCATCGTTGGATACGTTGGGACACGGCAGGCAACGCCGTTACTAGTCAATGGCTTGCGCAAGCTCGAATACCGAGGCTACGACTCCGCGGGGGTAGCGGTCTGGCATGACGGTAAGACCCATGTGGTGCGCTGCCGCGGCAAGCTGGCAAATCTCGAAGCGCGGCTCGCCACGGAACCCGCGCCAGGATGCACCGGCATCGGCCACACCCGGTGGGCCACCCATGGCCGTCCGTCTGATGAGAACGCGCACCCGCATCGGGTTGGTTCGATCAGCGTGGTGCACAACGGCATCATCGAGAACCACACCGCGCTGCGCGCCGAGCTCATGGCGGCTGGTGCAGTCTTTACCTCGGAAACCGACACGGAAATTGTCGCGCACTTAGTCGATCGCGCGCTGGCGGGAGGCGCGCCCGATCTTGAGGTCGCGGTGCGCCGGGCGCTGGCGCAAGTTCGCGGCGCCTACGCCTTAGTTGTCATGAACGAAAAAGATCCCTCCACGCTCGTCGCGGCCAAGAACGCCTCGCCGATGGTGGTGGGCCTAGGCGAGGGCGAGAATTTTATCGCCTCGGACGTCACGGCCATACTCAGCGAAACCCGCCGCATTTTGTTCATCGAAGAGGACGAGATCGTCGTGGTGCGCGCCGACAGCGTGCGCATCACCGATCTGGCCGGCAATGCTAAAACGCGCGAACCCAAGACCATTACCTGGAGCGCGATGCAGGCCGAGAAATCTGGCTACAAGCATTTCATGCTCAAAGAGATCCACGAGCAGCCAAACTCCGTTTCCGACACGCTGGTTGGTCGCGTCGATCTTGAGCGCGCCGACGTCTCGCTCGATGGCGTCGAACTCGACGTTGCCGGCATCAAGCGCATTATCTTTGTAGCCTGCGGCACCTCGTATCACGCCTCCATGGTGGGCGAGTTCATGATTGAATCCTTGGCGCGCCTGCCGGTCGAGGTCGAGCTGGCCTCCGAGTTTCGCTATCGCGACCCAATCGTTGGCCCCGGCGACCTCGTCATCGCGGTCAGCCAGTCCGGCGAGACCGCCGACACCATGGGCGCCGTGCGCGAGGCCAAGGCTAAAGGCGCCAAGGTGCTCGCGGTCTCCAACGTGCTCGAATCGTCGATCCCACGCTTGGCCGACTACGCGTTTTACACCCACGCCGGGCCAGAAATTGGCGTCGCCTCAACCAAGGCCTTTACCACCCAATTAATCGCGATGTTCTTGTTGGCCGTGCATCTCGGCAGGCGCACGGGGGCCCTTTCGGTGGCTCGCGCTGGTGAATTACTAAAACACTTGATCGAAATCCCCGGCAAAATGTCGGAGATCGTCGCCGACACCTCGGGCATTCAAGCCTTGGCTCGCCAGTACGGCAATGCTAAGGGCTGCCTGTTTCTTGGCCGCGGCGCGCAGTATCCGATCGCGCTCGAGGGCGCGCTCAAGCTCAAGGAGATCAGCTACATTCACGCCGAAGGCTATGCGGCTGGCGAGATGAAGCATGGCCCGATTGCGCTCATCGACGAGCACCTGCCAGTTGTCGTGCTGGTGCCCAAGAACGCGCTCTACGACAAGGTGGTGTCAAACCTCACCGAGGTGCGGGCGCGGCAAGGCAAGGTGATTGCCATCGCCACGCGGGGCGACACGGAAATCGCCGCGCAGACCGACGCCGTTATCTTCATTCCGGCGACGGATCCGGAATTGGTGCCCATCTTGTCGGTGGTGCCGTTGCAGCTGCTTTCGTATTACGTCGCCGATTTCAAAGGCACCGACGTCGACCAGCCGCGCAACCTCGCCAAGAGTGTCACCGTTGAGTAA
- the moaC gene encoding cyclic pyranopterin monophosphate synthase MoaC, which translates to MVAVDAKAETLRTATASGVVTMRATTVAALRAGTLKKGDALAVARIAGINGAKRAADLIPLCHPLRLTGIEVALALRPRAVAISATVRAFDRTGVEMEALAAVSAAALTIYDMCKSVDKDMTIASIAVDHKAGGRSGTYRRASASAAQTTKRPPARRPAR; encoded by the coding sequence ATGGTGGCGGTTGATGCCAAGGCCGAAACCCTACGCACCGCCACCGCCAGCGGCGTGGTGACCATGCGCGCCACCACCGTGGCCGCGCTGCGCGCCGGCACGCTCAAAAAAGGCGACGCGCTGGCGGTCGCACGCATCGCGGGGATTAACGGCGCCAAGCGCGCGGCTGATTTAATTCCGTTGTGCCATCCGCTCCGCCTCACCGGCATCGAGGTAGCGCTCGCCTTGCGCCCACGCGCGGTGGCGATCTCGGCGACCGTCCGCGCCTTTGATCGAACCGGCGTCGAGATGGAGGCCTTGGCCGCGGTCAGCGCCGCCGCGCTAACCATCTACGACATGTGCAAGAGCGTCGATAAGGACATGACGATTGCGAGCATCGCCGTCGACCATAAGGCTGGCGGGCGCTCGGGCACCTACCGTCGCGCCAGCGCGAGTGCGGCGCAAACGACTAAGCGACCACCAGCACGCCGGCCTGCACGGTGA
- the fusA gene encoding elongation factor G — translation MAKIDQVRNIGVAAHIDAGKTTVSERFLYFSGRIHKAGEVHDGATQMDWMEQERERGITITAAATTFEWKKHEIHLIDTPGHVDFTIEVERSLRVLDGAVIVFCAVAGVQTQTETVWRQANKFRVPRLAFINKIDRIGASFVDVVAQLRERLGAHAVPIQLPIGLEDEFEGIIDLMTMKALYFTGSLDDPPEERAIPEGMAAEAAAARDQMVAGIADVDDAIAEAYLEGRDIPTDELKAALRKATIAVKAVPVLTGTALRNKGIHPLLDAVIAYLPSPADVPPVHGVDPRDTSKEVVRAPKNNEPVAALAFKIAMDEGRKVVFLRLFSGTIEAGDDLLNVRTGKKEKVARLFRLHADKRERVEKAFAGEIVAVAGFKDATTGDTMCDPANPVLLERIDTYEPVISQAIEAENASAKERLDFALAKMVDEDPTFRVKEDADTGQTLISGMGELHLEIICDRMKREYGVQARAGKPQVVFRETVLGQGEGDAIFERDLKDAIYGEVRCKVAARPRGAGISVRGALPPTPVIADAVVNAAMQGLRDAASSGPDGFPLEDVEVTLTHVGVREGANGEIGARAAASEACRKAVKAASPTRLEPIMAVEVTCDDAYVGAVIGDLQQRRGQVQEVNTRGNKQELKAKVALRNMFGYSTKLRSMSEGRGEFVMKFLGYDTLDAL, via the coding sequence ATGGCGAAGATCGACCAGGTCCGCAACATCGGCGTCGCGGCCCATATTGATGCCGGCAAGACCACGGTGTCGGAACGGTTCTTGTATTTCTCGGGCCGCATCCACAAGGCCGGCGAGGTGCACGATGGCGCCACCCAGATGGACTGGATGGAGCAGGAGCGCGAGCGCGGCATCACGATCACCGCGGCCGCGACCACGTTCGAGTGGAAGAAGCACGAGATCCATCTCATCGACACGCCGGGTCACGTCGACTTCACGATCGAAGTCGAGCGCTCGTTGCGCGTGCTCGACGGCGCGGTCATCGTCTTTTGTGCGGTCGCCGGCGTGCAGACGCAAACCGAGACGGTGTGGAGGCAGGCCAACAAATTTCGCGTCCCGCGCCTCGCCTTTATCAATAAGATCGATCGCATCGGCGCGTCGTTTGTCGACGTGGTGGCGCAGTTGCGCGAGCGACTGGGTGCGCACGCCGTGCCAATTCAACTACCCATTGGCCTCGAAGATGAGTTCGAAGGCATCATCGATCTCATGACGATGAAGGCGCTCTATTTTACCGGCAGCCTGGATGACCCGCCAGAAGAGCGGGCGATTCCCGAGGGGATGGCCGCCGAGGCCGCCGCCGCGCGTGACCAAATGGTCGCGGGCATCGCCGACGTCGACGACGCGATTGCCGAGGCCTATCTCGAAGGCCGCGACATCCCGACCGACGAGCTAAAGGCGGCGCTGCGCAAAGCCACCATCGCGGTCAAGGCGGTACCGGTGCTCACCGGCACGGCGCTGCGCAACAAGGGCATCCACCCGCTGCTCGACGCGGTCATCGCCTATCTACCATCGCCCGCCGACGTGCCACCGGTGCACGGCGTCGATCCGCGCGACACCAGCAAAGAGGTCGTCCGCGCGCCCAAGAACAACGAGCCGGTGGCGGCGCTAGCATTTAAGATCGCCATGGACGAAGGGCGCAAGGTCGTATTCTTGCGGCTATTTTCCGGCACCATCGAAGCAGGCGATGACTTGCTCAATGTTCGCACCGGGAAGAAAGAAAAGGTCGCGCGGCTATTTCGCCTGCACGCGGATAAGCGCGAACGGGTGGAGAAGGCATTTGCCGGTGAAATTGTCGCGGTCGCGGGCTTTAAAGACGCCACCACCGGCGACACCATGTGCGATCCGGCTAATCCAGTCTTGCTCGAGCGCATCGATACCTACGAGCCGGTGATTTCGCAGGCCATCGAGGCGGAAAACGCCTCGGCCAAGGAGCGCCTCGATTTTGCGCTCGCCAAGATGGTCGACGAAGATCCAACCTTTCGCGTCAAGGAAGACGCGGACACCGGCCAAACCCTCATCTCGGGCATGGGCGAGCTACACCTTGAGATTATCTGCGATCGCATGAAGCGCGAGTACGGCGTGCAGGCGCGCGCCGGCAAGCCGCAGGTAGTGTTTCGCGAAACCGTGCTCGGGCAGGGCGAAGGCGACGCCATCTTCGAGCGCGATCTCAAAGACGCCATCTACGGCGAGGTGCGCTGCAAAGTGGCGGCGCGGCCGCGTGGCGCGGGCATCAGCGTGCGTGGGGCGCTGCCGCCGACGCCGGTGATTGCGGATGCCGTGGTGAACGCCGCCATGCAAGGCTTGCGCGATGCGGCTAGCAGCGGCCCCGATGGCTTTCCGCTAGAAGACGTCGAGGTGACGTTAACCCACGTCGGCGTGCGCGAAGGCGCCAATGGCGAAATTGGCGCGCGCGCTGCCGCGAGCGAGGCCTGCCGCAAGGCGGTCAAGGCCGCGTCGCCAACGCGCCTTGAGCCCATCATGGCGGTCGAGGTCACGTGCGACGATGCCTACGTTGGCGCCGTGATCGGCGACCTGCAGCAACGCCGCGGCCAGGTGCAAGAGGTCAACACGCGCGGCAACAAGCAGGAGCTCAAGGCCAAGGTCGCGCTGCGCAACATGTTTGGCTACTCGACCAAGCTGCGCAGCATGTCCGAAGGTCGCGGCGAATTTGTCATGAAGTTCCTCGGCTACGACACGCTGGATGCGCTGTAG
- a CDS encoding DNA adenine methylase has protein sequence MAPAPATFEPASPIIKWVGGKARLLDVIARKLPKTIGHYFEPFSGGAAVFFSLAPARATLADQNPDLIAMYQGVADDVERVIWWLGKFHRAHDEAHYYEFRAAWNKARHTWELARRAAGFIYLNKTCYNGLWRVNRAGHYNVPMGRYANPTICAAEPLRRAARRLAGTKLLVADFATTVEGAGRGDVVYFDPPYVPLTPSANFTSYTKDEFGYEAQARLADVARDLKRRGATVILSNSDAPLVHELYRDFSIERVLCNRAVNSNAAKRGAIFEVIIS, from the coding sequence ATCGCGCCAGCACCTGCCACGTTCGAGCCGGCCTCACCGATCATCAAGTGGGTCGGCGGCAAGGCGCGACTGCTCGACGTCATTGCGCGCAAGCTGCCTAAGACCATTGGCCACTACTTCGAACCCTTTTCCGGCGGCGCGGCGGTGTTTTTCTCGCTCGCTCCGGCGCGCGCGACGCTCGCTGATCAAAACCCCGATCTCATCGCGATGTATCAAGGCGTCGCCGACGATGTCGAGCGCGTGATCTGGTGGCTCGGCAAATTTCACCGCGCCCACGACGAGGCGCACTACTACGAATTTCGCGCCGCGTGGAATAAGGCGCGCCACACCTGGGAGCTGGCTCGCCGTGCGGCGGGCTTTATCTATCTCAACAAGACTTGCTACAACGGGCTATGGCGGGTTAACCGCGCCGGGCACTACAACGTGCCAATGGGCCGCTATGCCAACCCAACTATTTGCGCCGCCGAGCCGCTGCGCCGCGCCGCCCGCCGCCTCGCGGGTACCAAGCTGCTGGTGGCCGATTTCGCGACCACCGTTGAGGGAGCCGGTCGTGGCGACGTCGTCTATTTTGATCCGCCGTACGTGCCGCTGACGCCGAGCGCCAACTTTACGTCCTACACCAAGGACGAGTTTGGCTATGAGGCGCAAGCCCGGCTCGCCGACGTCGCGCGCGATCTAAAGCGCCGCGGCGCGACGGTGATTCTCTCCAACAGCGATGCGCCGCTGGTGCACGAACTGTACCGAGATTTTTCTATCGAGCGCGTGCTTTGCAATCGCGCGGTCAACAGCAATGCCGCCAAGCGCGGGGCCATTTTTGAAGTGATTATTTCGTAA
- the moaA gene encoding GTP 3',8-cyclase MoaA yields the protein MRRVSLPVVTAAPQMAARQAYADAIDPNEATGALRDAEARSITYVRISVTDRCNYRCGYCMPKDAATPSAFAARADLLQFEEIATLVTTFAAMGVTKIRLTGGEPLVRADIEQLVAMLAPLVPRVVMTTNGHLLAQKASALAAAGLRGVNVSLDTLDPVAFAEVTGGGDVAAVIAGIDAALAAGLTVKLNAVLDSPARLAEAADLCEFAWERGISPRFIEKMPLSAGAFVTSAPFVSAAGLRQQLTAAFGKLEPQTPRLGDDGPARYWQMASSPTHAFGVISAISDHFCATCNRVRVTATGALHTCLGYDDAVDLRALLRGGDPALVRRAIHAAVAQKRVGHIFGDDGTGGPQKHMIAMGG from the coding sequence ATGCGTAGGGTCTCGTTGCCGGTTGTCACGGCCGCGCCACAAATGGCGGCGCGGCAGGCATATGCAGACGCGATCGATCCCAACGAAGCGACGGGCGCGCTGCGCGACGCCGAGGCGCGCTCGATCACCTATGTGCGGATCTCGGTGACCGATCGCTGCAACTATCGATGCGGTTACTGCATGCCAAAAGATGCCGCTACGCCTTCAGCCTTTGCGGCGCGCGCGGACCTTCTGCAATTCGAAGAGATTGCGACGCTGGTTACAACCTTTGCCGCCATGGGCGTCACCAAGATTCGCCTGACTGGCGGCGAGCCCTTGGTAAGGGCTGACATCGAGCAACTCGTCGCCATGCTGGCACCATTGGTGCCGCGCGTGGTCATGACGACCAACGGTCACTTGCTAGCGCAAAAAGCCTCGGCGCTGGCGGCGGCGGGCTTGCGTGGCGTTAATGTTTCGCTCGACACGCTCGACCCGGTAGCATTTGCCGAGGTCACCGGCGGCGGCGATGTCGCGGCCGTCATCGCTGGCATCGATGCCGCGCTTGCCGCGGGCCTCACCGTAAAACTCAACGCCGTGCTCGATAGCCCGGCGCGCCTGGCGGAGGCCGCTGACCTCTGCGAATTCGCGTGGGAGCGCGGCATTTCGCCGCGGTTTATCGAAAAAATGCCGCTGTCGGCTGGCGCCTTCGTAACCTCGGCGCCGTTTGTCTCGGCGGCTGGGCTGCGTCAGCAGCTTACCGCCGCCTTTGGCAAATTAGAGCCGCAGACCCCACGCCTCGGCGACGATGGCCCCGCGCGTTATTGGCAGATGGCGAGCTCGCCGACGCACGCGTTTGGCGTGATTTCGGCCATTAGCGACCATTTCTGCGCGACGTGCAATCGCGTTCGCGTCACCGCAACGGGGGCGCTGCACACCTGTCTTGGCTACGACGACGCCGTCGATTTGCGCGCGCTCTTGCGTGGAGGTGATCCCGCCTTGGTGCGGCGGGCCATTCATGCCGCAGTGGCCCAGAAGCGCGTTGGGCACATATTTGGCGACGACGGCACCGGCGGGCCCCAAAAACACATGATCGCCATGGGTGGCTGA
- a CDS encoding cytochrome c maturation protein CcmE, with translation MTKIILSIVAVIGAVGFLFLSSSSSASHYKMVNQLMDDPSPFVGKTLRVHGHVTEGSIKEEVRGQDWTRTFELHAGGKTIAISHVGPAPDTFRDGSEVVALGKLTKRGDKFVLDAVELSAKCPSKYEGAATNKQKSPLMQWSTPATVPTAAAAPAPAASAAATPPAPGY, from the coding sequence ATGACAAAAATTATCCTTTCCATTGTCGCGGTCATCGGCGCTGTGGGGTTTTTGTTTCTGTCGTCAAGCAGCAGCGCGTCGCACTACAAGATGGTCAACCAGCTAATGGATGACCCTTCACCATTTGTCGGCAAGACGCTGCGGGTGCACGGTCATGTCACCGAAGGCAGCATCAAGGAAGAGGTGCGCGGGCAAGACTGGACGCGCACCTTCGAGTTGCACGCCGGCGGCAAGACCATTGCCATCTCGCATGTGGGGCCGGCGCCCGATACGTTTCGCGACGGCTCCGAGGTCGTCGCGCTCGGTAAGCTAACTAAGCGTGGCGACAAGTTTGTCCTCGACGCGGTCGAACTCAGCGCCAAATGCCCCTCCAAGTACGAGGGCGCCGCGACCAACAAACAAAAATCACCCTTAATGCAATGGTCGACGCCGGCCACCGTGCCAACCGCGGCGGCTGCACCTGCCCCCGCAGCTAGCGCGGCGGCGACGCCCCCGGCTCCTGGTTACTAA